A genomic segment from uncultured Marinifilum sp. encodes:
- a CDS encoding HAD family hydrolase, with the protein MVEQIKIVVSDLDGTLLPSLGEISDRNYKCLEQLKESNIIRVIATGRNLYSAMAVLPDDFPIDYLIFSSGAGIMQWNTKELIYSQQIEAEEVHELSQILIDHEIDFMILDPIPMNHQFWYYQSGHKNADFDRRLNLYKQFATPIGKIEDTKRDACQLLAILPNKEDWFEELKAKFDDIKIIRATSPLDHESIWMEIFPLHISKGHGCQWLCNKIGIKPEHSFVIGNDYNDIDLLEWGKYSYVVENAPKHLKEKYKTTKSVIEDGFALAIEQTLQSIACEQLSIKK; encoded by the coding sequence ATGGTAGAACAGATAAAAATTGTGGTTAGCGATTTAGATGGCACTCTATTACCCTCGTTGGGAGAAATAAGTGATAGAAATTACAAATGCCTGGAACAATTAAAAGAATCGAATATCATAAGAGTTATCGCAACAGGAAGAAACCTGTATTCTGCCATGGCTGTTTTACCTGATGATTTCCCTATTGATTACCTTATTTTTTCATCGGGAGCAGGAATTATGCAATGGAACACAAAAGAATTAATTTACTCGCAACAAATTGAAGCTGAAGAGGTACATGAGTTATCACAAATTTTGATAGATCATGAAATTGACTTTATGATTCTTGACCCGATACCAATGAATCATCAGTTTTGGTATTACCAAAGCGGACATAAAAATGCCGACTTTGACAGAAGACTAAATCTCTACAAACAATTTGCAACACCTATTGGAAAAATTGAAGACACAAAAAGAGATGCATGTCAGTTATTGGCAATTTTACCCAATAAAGAAGATTGGTTTGAAGAGTTAAAAGCCAAGTTCGATGATATAAAAATTATTCGTGCAACATCGCCTTTGGATCATGAATCGATATGGATGGAAATTTTTCCTCTGCACATTTCAAAGGGACATGGTTGCCAGTGGCTATGTAATAAAATTGGAATTAAGCCAGAACATTCGTTTGTAATTGGTAACGACTATAACGATATAGACCTACTGGAATGGGGCAAGTATAGCTATGTTGTTGAAAATGCACCAAAACATTTAAAAGAAAAATATAAAACCACCAAAAGTGTAATTGAGGATGGTTTTGCTTTGGCAATAGAACAAACTTTACAAAGCATAGCCTGCGAACAGCTAAGCATT